A stretch of DNA from Methylogaea oryzae:
CATGAGGCGCGGGGCGTCGAACAGATCGAAAAATCCTTCCGGCAAGTCCCAGGGTTCCAGGGAGCCCAGCCGCAGGCGCGGGATGTCCGTTTGAGCCAGCACGGCGCGGATCAGCTCGTCCAGCCCCAGCCCCAAATCGCCGCCGTAGCCGCCCAGGTGCACGCCGGTGAGTACCGCTTCTGGGATGCCTTGGCGGTGCAGGGCGTTGATCTCTTCCACCACCTCCGCCACCGAACGGCTCTTTTCCTCGCCGCGCGCCACGGTGACGATGCAAAAGGTGCAGCGGTAGCGGCAGCCGTCCTGCACCTTGACGAAAGCGCGCTGGCGGCCCAGGCGGAACAGCACGCTTTCGCCCGGTTCCGTGGCGAAGGCGGGTGCGGAATCCTGGTTGAGCTGGCGCTGGGTCAGTTCCACCAGGCGGTCCTTGTCGGCATTGGGCACCAGCAAATCCACCCCCAGGGCTTGGCCAGCCTGTTCCGGATGGAGGGTGGCGTAGCAGCCGCTCACCACCAGCTTGGCTTCGGGATTTTCCCGGTGCAGCCGGCGCAAGGTTTGGCGCGACTTGCGCACGGCGTCCTCCGTGACGGCGCAGGAATTGAGCACGATGACGTCGGCATCGCCGCTATCGGCCACCACGGCATGGCCGGCCTGCTGGAACTGGCGCGCCCAGCTTTCCAGCTCCGCTTCGTTGAGGCGGCAGCCCAGGGTTTTGAGGTTGACTCGCATGGCTCAGGTTCGCACGCTTTCGATCAGTTTGCCGATGAATTCCAACCGCGCCGGCCCGTCCGGTAGCGGGGCGAAGAAGCGCAATTTTTCCGGCCCGTCCAGCTTGTAGCTTTTCGGCTGGGACTGGATGAGCTGGATGATTTTCAGCGGGTCGACGTTGGGCTGTTGGTTGAACAGGATGCGGCCGCCGTTGGGGCCGGCTTCGATTTTCTTCACGCCCAGTTTTTCCGCGTCCAGCTTCAGTTCGGTGATGGCGAACAGGTTTTTCGCCGGCTCCGGCAGCAGGCCGAAGCGGTCGATCATTTCCACTTGCAATTCCCTTAAGGCTTCCGCGTCGTCGGCGCCGGCGATGCGCTTGTACAACACCAGGCGCACGTGCACGTCGGGCAGGTAGTCGTCGGGGATCAGCGCCGGGCATTGCAGGTCGATTTCCGGGCCGGACTCCAGGGGCGCTTCCAGCTCCGGCTGCTTGCCGGATTTGATGGCGTTGACCGCCCGTTCCAGCAGCTCCGTGTACAGGCTGAAGCCGATTTCCTCCATGTTGCCGCTCTGGCCTTCGCCCAGCAGTTCGCCGGCGCCGCGGATTTCCAGGTCGTGGGAGGACAGCATGAAGCCGGCGCCCAGTTCGCCTGATTTCTCGATGGCTTCCAGGCGCTTGACGGCGTCGGCGGTGATCAGGGTTTTCGGCGGTGTCAGCAAATAGGCGTAAGCGCGGTGGTGGGAGCGTCCCACCCGGCCGCGCAGCTGGTGCAGCTGGGCCAGCCCCAGGGTGTCGGCCCGGTCGATGAGGATGGTGTTGGCGGAGGGCACGTCGATGCCCGATTCGACGATGGTGGTGCACAGCAGCAGGTTGAAGCGCTGGTGGTAGAAGTCCAGCATGATCTGCTCCAGGTCCCGCTCCGGCATCTGGCCGTGGCCGATGCGGATGCGCGCTTCCGGCACCAGTTTGGCCAGGCGCTCGGCGGTGCGTTCCATGGTCTCGATCTTGTTGTGCAGGAAATAAATCTGCCCGCCGCGGCGGATTTCGCGCAGGCACGCCTCCTGCACCAGGGCGTCGCTCCATTCGCTGACGAAGGTCTTGATGGGGTGGCGGTTGGCCGGCGGGCTGGCGATGATGGAAATGTCGCGCAGGCCGGACAGCGCCATGTTCAAGGTGCGCGGGATCGGCGTGGCGGTGAGGGTGAGCAGGTCCAGCTCGCTGCGCAGCTTCTTGAAGTGCTCTTTCTGCCTGACGCCGAAGCGGTGTTCCTCGTCAATGATGACCAGTCCCAGGTTTTTGTAATCGATGCCTTTTTGCAACAGCGCATGGGTGCCGATGACGATGTCCACCTTGCCTTCGGCCAGCTGCTCCTGGATTTGGCTTTGCTGCTTGGGGGTGACGAAGCGGGAGATGGTTTCGATGCGGATCGGCCAGTCGGCGAAGCGGTCGCGGAAGTTCTGGTAGTGCTGCTGGGCCAGCAGGGTGGTGGGCACCAGCACCGCCACCTGCTTGCCGCTTTGCGCTGCGACAAATGCCGCGCGCATCGCCACCTCGGTCTTGCCGAAGCCCACGTCGCCGCACACCACCCGGTCCATGGGACGGGGCGAGGTCAGGTCGCCCAGCACGTCTTGGATGGCGTTTTCCTGGTCCGGGGTTTCCTCGAAGGGGAAGGTGGCGGCGAACGCGGCGTATTCCTCGCCCACCGTGGCGTAGGTGGGGCGAGCGCGGGCGGCGCGCTTGGCCTGGATGTCCAGCAGTTCCGCCGCCACGTCGCGGATTTTCTCCAGGGCTTTCTTGCGGGCCTTTTCCCACTGGTCCGAGCCCAGCTTGTGCAGCGGCGCGGTTTCCGGGCTGGCGCCGCTGTAGCGGCCGATCAGGTGCAGGGAGGATACCGGCACGTAGATTTTGTCCTGGTTGGCGTATTCCAGGGTCAGGTATTCGCCGGGATTGCCGCCGATTTCCAGCACTTGCAGGCCCAGGTAGCGGCCGACGCCGTGGTCGCGGTGGACGACGGGGGAGCCGATTTCCAGCTCTTCCAGGTTGCGGAAGATATTTTCCAGCTCCCGCTCGGCGGAGCGGCGCCGGCGGCGGCGCTGGCGCACTTTGTCGCCGGACAGCTGGGTTTCCGTGACGATGGCGATGGCCGGATCGTCCAGCAGCACGCCCTGGTCCATGGGCGCCACCACCACGCAGGGCGTGTGCTCTAGGGCGCGGAACTGTTGCCAGGACTCCACCACCTTGGGTTTGAGGCCGTGCTTGGCCAGGCTGTCCAGCAGGGCTTCCCGGTGGCCGGCGGTTTCCGCTACGAACAGCACGCGGCCGGCGTAGCCGTCGAGGAAGCGCTGCAAGGCTTCCGCCGGCTGCTTGTTGGCCGGTTGCAGGGCCAGGTCGGGCAGGGGGCGGCAGGCGAAGGTGATGCACTGCGGTTCCCTCTCCCCCAGGGAGAGGGGATTTGAAATAGTTGCGGCGGCCATTTTTGAACTCCCCTCACCCCAACCTTCTCCCTGGGGGAGAGGGGGCTGGGCTAGCTGCATGGCGGGGTGCGCGGCAACGCGTTGATACAACTCCTGGGGAGTCAGGTACAGCGCTTCCGGCGGCAGGGCCGGCCGGTGCATGTCCTGGCGACGCGCGGCGTAGCGCTCGCCCACGTCGTGGTGGAATGTTTCGGCGGCGGTGGCCACGCCTTCATAGAGCACGAAAGCGGTTTGCGGCGGCAGGTAGTCGAACAGGGTTTCCGTGTGGTCGACGAACAGCGGCAAATAA
This window harbors:
- the mfd gene encoding transcription-repair coupling factor, with translation MPSTPISVLSPPLAAAPGGLATWKNLSGCADSLALAAAATRSDGLLVIVTADQNAALRLEQELAFFLGDQAPVLHFPDWETLPYDVFSPLPEIVSQRLEILARLPQCRRGVLVLAAASLMQRLGPRSHIAGNTFALKLGDTLDIDATRLRLEAVGYQCVSQVMQHGEYAVRGSILDIFPMGSKLPYRIELFDDEVESIRTFDAENQRSLEKVQAINLFPAREFPFTDESIKHFRKEFRAQFPDMEKLSTVYQDVSKAIPPGGVEYYLPLFVDHTETLFDYLPPQTAFVLYEGVATAAETFHHDVGERYAARRQDMHRPALPPEALYLTPQELYQRVAAHPAMQLAQPPLPQGEGWGEGSSKMAAATISNPLSLGEREPQCITFACRPLPDLALQPANKQPAEALQRFLDGYAGRVLFVAETAGHREALLDSLAKHGLKPKVVESWQQFRALEHTPCVVVAPMDQGVLLDDPAIAIVTETQLSGDKVRQRRRRRRSAERELENIFRNLEELEIGSPVVHRDHGVGRYLGLQVLEIGGNPGEYLTLEYANQDKIYVPVSSLHLIGRYSGASPETAPLHKLGSDQWEKARKKALEKIRDVAAELLDIQAKRAARARPTYATVGEEYAAFAATFPFEETPDQENAIQDVLGDLTSPRPMDRVVCGDVGFGKTEVAMRAAFVAAQSGKQVAVLVPTTLLAQQHYQNFRDRFADWPIRIETISRFVTPKQQSQIQEQLAEGKVDIVIGTHALLQKGIDYKNLGLVIIDEEHRFGVRQKEHFKKLRSELDLLTLTATPIPRTLNMALSGLRDISIIASPPANRHPIKTFVSEWSDALVQEACLREIRRGGQIYFLHNKIETMERTAERLAKLVPEARIRIGHGQMPERDLEQIMLDFYHQRFNLLLCTTIVESGIDVPSANTILIDRADTLGLAQLHQLRGRVGRSHHRAYAYLLTPPKTLITADAVKRLEAIEKSGELGAGFMLSSHDLEIRGAGELLGEGQSGNMEEIGFSLYTELLERAVNAIKSGKQPELEAPLESGPEIDLQCPALIPDDYLPDVHVRLVLYKRIAGADDAEALRELQVEMIDRFGLLPEPAKNLFAITELKLDAEKLGVKKIEAGPNGGRILFNQQPNVDPLKIIQLIQSQPKSYKLDGPEKLRFFAPLPDGPARLEFIGKLIESVRT
- the mtaB gene encoding tRNA (N(6)-L-threonylcarbamoyladenosine(37)-C(2))-methylthiotransferase MtaB; translation: MRVNLKTLGCRLNEAELESWARQFQQAGHAVVADSGDADVIVLNSCAVTEDAVRKSRQTLRRLHRENPEAKLVVSGCYATLHPEQAGQALGVDLLVPNADKDRLVELTQRQLNQDSAPAFATEPGESVLFRLGRQRAFVKVQDGCRYRCTFCIVTVARGEEKSRSVAEVVEEINALHRQGIPEAVLTGVHLGGYGGDLGLGLDELIRAVLAQTDIPRLRLGSLEPWDLPEGFFDLFDAPRLMPHLHLPLQSGSDAVLRRMARRCKTDEFAALVEQARARVPDINISTDIIVGFPGETEEEWAETLAFVRRIGFGHIHIFSYSPRQGTKAAALPDHVGDAVKKTRCRELQALAQDMKRQALQTRVGNTYPILWEGQRDEQPDGSIRQYGYTPNYLRVAVDLPAEHADLSATVRSAKIERLENGELLLASLTDD